One Tursiops truncatus isolate mTurTru1 chromosome 3, mTurTru1.mat.Y, whole genome shotgun sequence DNA segment encodes these proteins:
- the TRIM41 gene encoding E3 ubiquitin-protein ligase TRIM41 isoform X6 — translation MAAVAMAPNPVQTLQEEAVCAICLDYFTDPVSIGCGHNFCRVCVTQLWGGEDEEDRDELDREEEEEDGEEEEVEAVGAGGGWDTPMRDEDYEGDMEEEVEEEEEGVFWTSGMGGSNWENMDYVWEEEDEEEDLDYYLGNVEGDLRGEDEEDEEEVLEEDEEEELDPVTPLPPPPAPRRCFTCPQCRKSFPRRSFRPNLQLANMVQVIRQMHPTPGRGSRGNEQGICPKHQEALKLFCEVDEEAICVVCRESRSHKQHSVVPLEEVVQEYKAKLQGHVEPLRKHLEAVQKMKAKEERRVTELKV, via the exons ATGGCTGCCGTTGCCATGGCACCCAACCCTGTGCAGACCCTTCAGGAGGAGGCGGTGTGCGCCATCTGCCTCGATTACTTCACGGACCCTGTGTCCATCGGCTGCGGGCACAACTTCTGCCGAGTGTGTGTAACccagctgtggggaggggaggatgaaGAGGACAGGGACGAGTTAGAccgggaggaagaggaggaggacggagaggaggaggaagtggaggctGTGGGGGCCGGTGGGGGGTGGGACACCCCCATGCGGGATGAAGACTATGAGGGCGACATGGAGGAGGAAGtcgaggaggaagaggagggtgtGTTCTGGACCAGTGGCATGGGCGGGTCCAACTGGGAAAACATGGACTACGTgtgggaggaggaggacgaggaggaagaCCTGGACTACTACTTGGGGAACGTGGAGGGGGACCTGAGGGGGGAGGATGAGGAGGATGAGGAGGAAGTGCTGGAGGAGGACGAGGAAGAGGAACTAGATCCCGTCACCCCACTGCCCCCGCCTCCAGCCCCTCGGAGGTGCTTCACCTGCCCGCAGTGCCGCAAGAGCTTTCCCAGGCGGAGCTTCCGCCCCAACCTGCAGCTGGCTAACATGGTCCAGGTGATTCGGCAGATGCACCCAACCCCTGGTCGAGGGAGCCGTGGGAACGAGCAGGGCATTTGTCCCAAACACCAAGAAGCCCTGAAGCTCTTTTGCGAGGTGGATGAAGAAGCCATCTGTGTGGTGTGCCGAGAATCCAGGAGCCACAAACAGCACAGCGTGGTGCCACTGGAGGAGGTGGTGCAGGAGTACAAG GCCAAACTGCAGGGGCATGTGGAACCACTGAGGAAGCACTTGGAGGCTGTGCAGAAGATGAAAGCCAAGGAGGAGAGGCGGGTGACAGAGTTGAAG
- the TRIM41 gene encoding E3 ubiquitin-protein ligase TRIM41 isoform X5, producing the protein MAAVAMAPNPVQTLQEEAVCAICLDYFTDPVSIGCGHNFCRVCVTQLWGGEDEEDRDELDREEEEEDGEEEEVEAVGAGGGWDTPMRDEDYEGDMEEEVEEEEEGVFWTSGMGGSNWENMDYVWEEEDEEEDLDYYLGNVEGDLRGEDEEDEEEVLEEDEEEELDPVTPLPPPPAPRRCFTCPQCRKSFPRRSFRPNLQLANMVQVIRQMHPTPGRGSRGNEQGICPKHQEALKLFCEVDEEAICVVCRESRSHKQHSVVPLEEVVQEYKAKLQGHVEPLRKHLEAVQKMKAKEERRVTELKWT; encoded by the exons ATGGCTGCCGTTGCCATGGCACCCAACCCTGTGCAGACCCTTCAGGAGGAGGCGGTGTGCGCCATCTGCCTCGATTACTTCACGGACCCTGTGTCCATCGGCTGCGGGCACAACTTCTGCCGAGTGTGTGTAACccagctgtggggaggggaggatgaaGAGGACAGGGACGAGTTAGAccgggaggaagaggaggaggacggagaggaggaggaagtggaggctGTGGGGGCCGGTGGGGGGTGGGACACCCCCATGCGGGATGAAGACTATGAGGGCGACATGGAGGAGGAAGtcgaggaggaagaggagggtgtGTTCTGGACCAGTGGCATGGGCGGGTCCAACTGGGAAAACATGGACTACGTgtgggaggaggaggacgaggaggaagaCCTGGACTACTACTTGGGGAACGTGGAGGGGGACCTGAGGGGGGAGGATGAGGAGGATGAGGAGGAAGTGCTGGAGGAGGACGAGGAAGAGGAACTAGATCCCGTCACCCCACTGCCCCCGCCTCCAGCCCCTCGGAGGTGCTTCACCTGCCCGCAGTGCCGCAAGAGCTTTCCCAGGCGGAGCTTCCGCCCCAACCTGCAGCTGGCTAACATGGTCCAGGTGATTCGGCAGATGCACCCAACCCCTGGTCGAGGGAGCCGTGGGAACGAGCAGGGCATTTGTCCCAAACACCAAGAAGCCCTGAAGCTCTTTTGCGAGGTGGATGAAGAAGCCATCTGTGTGGTGTGCCGAGAATCCAGGAGCCACAAACAGCACAGCGTGGTGCCACTGGAGGAGGTGGTGCAGGAGTACAAG GCCAAACTGCAGGGGCATGTGGAACCACTGAGGAAGCACTTGGAGGCTGTGCAGAAGATGAAAGCCAAGGAGGAGAGGCGGGTGACAGAGTTGAAG
- the TRIM7 gene encoding E3 ubiquitin-protein ligase TRIM7 isoform X1, which produces MAAVGPRTGPGAGAEALALAVELQGEVTCSICLELFREPVSVECGHSFCRACIARCWERSGAGATAASHKLSCSLPCPQCREPARPGQLRPNRQLAAVATLLRRFSLTAGAQGERGPPEAGAAGCAQHREPLKLYCQDDGRAICVVCDRAREHRAHAVLPLDEAVQEAKELLESRLQVLKKDLEDYEAFRSTEGKESKELLKQMAAEREKVGAEFQALRAFLVEQEGRLLGRLEELSREVTQKQNENLARLGGEIAQLSKLSSEIQETTGKPDLDVLQEFKNTLSRCSNVPAPKPTTVSSEMKNKVWNVSLKTFVLKGLLKKFREDLRGELEKEEKVELTLDPDTANPRLILSLDLKSVRLGQRAQDLPSHPRRFDTNMRVLASSGFSSGRHHWEVEVGSKDGWAFGVARESVRRKGLTPFTPEEGVWALQLNSGQYWAVTSPERTPLSCGHLSRVRVALDLEVGAVSFYAAEDMHHIYTFRVNFQERVFPLFSVCSTGTYLRIWP; this is translated from the exons ATGGCGGCGGTGGGGCCGCGGACTGGCCCGGGCGCTGGGGCCGAAGCACTGGCGCTGGCGGTAGAGCTGCAGGGCGAGGTGACCTGCTCCATCTGCCTGGAGCTCTTCCGGGAGCCGGTGTCCGTCGAGTGCGGCCACAGCTTCTGCCGCGCCTGTATCGCGCGCTGCTGGGAGCGCTCGGGCGCCGGGGCCACCGCTGCGTCCCACAAGTTGTCCTGCTCGCTGCCCTGCCCGCAGTGTCGCGAGCCCGCGCGCCCGGGCCAGCTGCGGCCCAACCGGCAGCTGGCCGCGGTGGCCACGCTGCTGCGGCGCTTCAGCCTAACAGCCGGCGCGCAGGGGGAACGCGGGCCTCCGGAAGCGGGGGCGGCCGGGTGCGCGCAGCACCGCGAACCGCTCAAGCTCTACTGTCAGGACGATGGACGTGCCATTTGCGTGGTGTGCGACCGCGCCCGCGAGCACCGCGCTCACGCCGTGTTACCCCTGGACGAGGCGGTGCAGGAGGCCAAG GAGCTCCTGGAGTCCAGGCTGCAGGTCTTGAAGAAGGATCTGGAGGACTATGAGGCATTTCGTTCCACTGAAGGGAAGGAGAGCAAGGAGCTCCTG AAGCAGATGGCAGCCGAGCGAGAGAAGGTTGGGGCGGAGTTCCAGGCTCTGCGGGCCTTCCTGGTGGAACAGGAGGGTCGGCTCCTGGGCCGCCTGGAGGAGCTGTCCCGGGAGGTGACACAGAAGCAGAATGAGAACCTGGCCCGGCTTGGGGGTGAGATTGCCCAGCTCTCCAAGCTCAGCAGCGAGATCCAGGAGACAACTGGCAAGCCTGATCTTGACGTTCTCCAG GAATTCAAAAACACACTAAGCAG GTGCAGCAATGTGCCCGCCCCCAAGCCAACCACAGTCTCTTCTGAGATGAAGAATAAAGTCTGGAATGTTTCTCTCAAGACCTTTGTCTTAAAGGGGCTGCTCAAGAAGTTCAGAG AGGATCTTCGGGGAGAactggagaaagaggagaaag TGGAGCTGACCTTGGACCCCGACACGGCCAACCCCCGCCTCATCCTCTCTCTGGATCTTAAGAGCGTGCGCCTTGGACAGCGGGCCCAGGACCTGCCCAGCCACCCGCGCCGCTTCGACACCAACATGCGAGTTCTGGCATCCTCCGGTTTCTCCTCCGGGAGGCACCACTGGGAGGTGGAAGTGGGCTCCAAGGACGGCTGGGCCTTTGGCGTGGCACGTGAGAGCGTGCGCCGCAAGGGCCTCACGCCCTTCACCCCCGAAGAGGGCGTCTGGGCGCTGCAGCTCAACAGCGGGCAGTACTGGGCGGTGACCAGCCCTGAAAGGACGCCCCTCAGCTGTGGGCACCTGTCCCGCGTGCGGGTCGCCCTGGACCTGGAGGTGGGGGCCGTGTCCTTCTATGCTGCGGAGGACATGCACCACATCTACACCTTCCGTGTCAACTTCCAAGAGCGCGTGTTCCCCCTTTTCTCTGTCTGCTCCACTGGTACCTACTTGCGAATCTGGCCTTGA
- the TRIM7 gene encoding E3 ubiquitin-protein ligase TRIM7 isoform X2 yields MAAVGPRTGPGAGAEALALAVELQGEVTCSICLELFREPVSVECGHSFCRACIARCWERSGAGATAASHKLSCSLPCPQCREPARPGQLRPNRQLAAVATLLRRFSLTAGAQGERGPPEAGAAGCAQHREPLKLYCQDDGRAICVVCDRAREHRAHAVLPLDEAVQEAKELLESRLQVLKKDLEDYEAFRSTEGKESKELLKQMAAEREKVGAEFQALRAFLVEQEGRLLGRLEELSREVTQKQNENLARLGGEIAQLSKLSSEIQETTGKPDLDVLQEFKNTLSRGSSGRTGERGESGADLGPRHGQPPPHPLSGS; encoded by the exons ATGGCGGCGGTGGGGCCGCGGACTGGCCCGGGCGCTGGGGCCGAAGCACTGGCGCTGGCGGTAGAGCTGCAGGGCGAGGTGACCTGCTCCATCTGCCTGGAGCTCTTCCGGGAGCCGGTGTCCGTCGAGTGCGGCCACAGCTTCTGCCGCGCCTGTATCGCGCGCTGCTGGGAGCGCTCGGGCGCCGGGGCCACCGCTGCGTCCCACAAGTTGTCCTGCTCGCTGCCCTGCCCGCAGTGTCGCGAGCCCGCGCGCCCGGGCCAGCTGCGGCCCAACCGGCAGCTGGCCGCGGTGGCCACGCTGCTGCGGCGCTTCAGCCTAACAGCCGGCGCGCAGGGGGAACGCGGGCCTCCGGAAGCGGGGGCGGCCGGGTGCGCGCAGCACCGCGAACCGCTCAAGCTCTACTGTCAGGACGATGGACGTGCCATTTGCGTGGTGTGCGACCGCGCCCGCGAGCACCGCGCTCACGCCGTGTTACCCCTGGACGAGGCGGTGCAGGAGGCCAAG GAGCTCCTGGAGTCCAGGCTGCAGGTCTTGAAGAAGGATCTGGAGGACTATGAGGCATTTCGTTCCACTGAAGGGAAGGAGAGCAAGGAGCTCCTG AAGCAGATGGCAGCCGAGCGAGAGAAGGTTGGGGCGGAGTTCCAGGCTCTGCGGGCCTTCCTGGTGGAACAGGAGGGTCGGCTCCTGGGCCGCCTGGAGGAGCTGTCCCGGGAGGTGACACAGAAGCAGAATGAGAACCTGGCCCGGCTTGGGGGTGAGATTGCCCAGCTCTCCAAGCTCAGCAGCGAGATCCAGGAGACAACTGGCAAGCCTGATCTTGACGTTCTCCAG GAATTCAAAAACACACTAAGCAG AGGATCTTCGGGGAGAactggagaaagaggagaaag TGGAGCTGACCTTGGACCCCGACACGGCCAACCCCCGCCTCATCCTCTCTCTGGATCTTAA
- the TRIM7 gene encoding E3 ubiquitin-protein ligase TRIM7 isoform X3, with product MAAEREKVGAEFQALRAFLVEQEGRLLGRLEELSREVTQKQNENLARLGGEIAQLSKLSSEIQETTGKPDLDVLQEFKNTLSRCSNVPAPKPTTVSSEMKNKVWNVSLKTFVLKGLLKKFREDLRGELEKEEKVELTLDPDTANPRLILSLDLKSVRLGQRAQDLPSHPRRFDTNMRVLASSGFSSGRHHWEVEVGSKDGWAFGVARESVRRKGLTPFTPEEGVWALQLNSGQYWAVTSPERTPLSCGHLSRVRVALDLEVGAVSFYAAEDMHHIYTFRVNFQERVFPLFSVCSTGTYLRIWP from the exons ATGGCAGCCGAGCGAGAGAAGGTTGGGGCGGAGTTCCAGGCTCTGCGGGCCTTCCTGGTGGAACAGGAGGGTCGGCTCCTGGGCCGCCTGGAGGAGCTGTCCCGGGAGGTGACACAGAAGCAGAATGAGAACCTGGCCCGGCTTGGGGGTGAGATTGCCCAGCTCTCCAAGCTCAGCAGCGAGATCCAGGAGACAACTGGCAAGCCTGATCTTGACGTTCTCCAG GAATTCAAAAACACACTAAGCAG GTGCAGCAATGTGCCCGCCCCCAAGCCAACCACAGTCTCTTCTGAGATGAAGAATAAAGTCTGGAATGTTTCTCTCAAGACCTTTGTCTTAAAGGGGCTGCTCAAGAAGTTCAGAG AGGATCTTCGGGGAGAactggagaaagaggagaaag TGGAGCTGACCTTGGACCCCGACACGGCCAACCCCCGCCTCATCCTCTCTCTGGATCTTAAGAGCGTGCGCCTTGGACAGCGGGCCCAGGACCTGCCCAGCCACCCGCGCCGCTTCGACACCAACATGCGAGTTCTGGCATCCTCCGGTTTCTCCTCCGGGAGGCACCACTGGGAGGTGGAAGTGGGCTCCAAGGACGGCTGGGCCTTTGGCGTGGCACGTGAGAGCGTGCGCCGCAAGGGCCTCACGCCCTTCACCCCCGAAGAGGGCGTCTGGGCGCTGCAGCTCAACAGCGGGCAGTACTGGGCGGTGACCAGCCCTGAAAGGACGCCCCTCAGCTGTGGGCACCTGTCCCGCGTGCGGGTCGCCCTGGACCTGGAGGTGGGGGCCGTGTCCTTCTATGCTGCGGAGGACATGCACCACATCTACACCTTCCGTGTCAACTTCCAAGAGCGCGTGTTCCCCCTTTTCTCTGTCTGCTCCACTGGTACCTACTTGCGAATCTGGCCTTGA